The following are encoded together in the Pectinophora gossypiella chromosome 14, ilPecGoss1.1, whole genome shotgun sequence genome:
- the LOC126372435 gene encoding coiled-coil and C2 domain-containing protein 2A, translating into MAEGIELRSFRTHSTNDSDIEEYHEISTTGFTDTFGTTHATKSLNEFDFFTKPDVKIGKKDSTKKKKGKKKEKTANLMDIITSELASVAVPVQENVISKVQSTVEQRNSYLEKEPRTQKIFQRRITQFDTEQGWSQRSVPMNINPTFPRVLENIASNETVLPVEYVKATSFNELVKDYHTEDKQTAKFLDIQIKDIKFKYHHQFSLEKLLSVKLNELYAEYSNLKIELKDIMRDIKINRETKDNLREELLKITSNKKEDIRYDLTVRKYTKILLELKEKYLKLLQNQKELIHKMCSLWSDIEMVREKIGYTNTPDILIITRDTLEEEDFEKEWNDVFNKEFSDMLDKVEYEFVSKYIEYKEVKFTQNLDDSAKRRINKPKLHIDEEVLKEDVEAIVNNIVQRDIIDVTLKHDEHIISDTGESEKEMPRNTYYFEIYVDDVHVCESDHFKSKNDKTFDIEFAEALSVQILQKNSTLRVLLTENGRETSSLTINLADIRKSSTNSDFVQQTFSYNDLIEPNSKYIGSGYNIKEIASHNKVRLKSSNMFKGNLYTSCEIAIKMGWNGKLTQNRDEIVKNSMDIGRKIKRLLHGIDRPSTDGLAEIIGKLYNRDVSNDEDVLKTLRNLCKMDTRAEDTFPIDENSSEFVRLKLLHLRNNGGMTSLENKTVPIHASQISTEQLNCLQKSTETDIDLQYFHDKYSEMDPIELQRFIGAKYVQKLNKNMLRNLNEFLLRNTHKDVVRDFKDLSLRTLFTTQNNLALANISTGTKQQLLAEALGREQEIRITVLRAFNLPDRSKLLEETDEDLIAGFKVRPLRPFVRVSYNGVSAQTAPAIGCHPSWSQTVKINNKPSPLSSIQVNIFDEHKAHIADSEEEGRTVHYRYSTSWLAGLQVPLHTVLSLGNFRGTFKLTTPPMLFGYETPVQTKESTQSLIPAVTQLLKKEASFVSLHITTSLSHLGGLQGYNQPIPNSEDDYLINHLNAFVTEYINDFPSRNISLTFIDSSGRNKCVTQFLQPIPLPDYEYFPKNPKIRSESALSKSSGMSKSSSSKSSGKRRGESEGVSYQEERESLYSAISWKNGENQLEKVMQACARYVSLIPTYEITESHTVTLMGVELLKVLHGSPLDHTLLLASYFLHLGVRCWLAVGLGIPRGHSTFVLTKYDFISRRAVLLNDQTKSKTLLSRNEGCLWYVHDAISGERSELRDVGCPLKTVDFVFDNENIWVNVQSSLDCESVSFDFTRSSDWQPVFDKSIFVMKQPVLIDAGLYSTPADVERLRSGLETKIKEKVQKWRPHMKTIWNRYCSSLLREVLPQWEYWSFNLAEPKPGYSQRLKQLMATYKMFGFPLNMPYVNTKSVLATVKATGIHCSADPSVEFGLAVDVYAYPNNVLSVWVFLASITRL; encoded by the exons atggCTGAGGGTATTGAATTAAGGTCTTTTCGCACACACTCTACAAATGACAGCGACATTGAAGAATATCATGAGATAAGTACGACAGGTTTTACAGATACTTTTGGAACTACACATGCAACAAAGTCTTTGAACGAGTTTGACTTTTTCACCAAGCCCGATGTTAAAATTGGGAAGAAGGACAGCACGAAAAAGAAGAAAGGTAAAAAGAAAGAGAAAACAGCGAATTTAATGGACATCATCACTTCTGAATTGGCATCTGTAGCTGTCCCTGTACAGGAGAATGTTATATCAAAAGTACAATCTACTGTAGAACAACGAAACAGTTACTTAGAAAAAGAACCCAGAACGcagaaaatatttcaaagaagAATTACACAGTTTGACACGGAACAAGG atgGAGTCAAAGAAGTGTCCCAATGAATATAAATCCAACATTTCCTAGAGTGCTAGAAAATATTGCTAGTAACGAAACGGTTTTACCAGTTGAATATGTAAAGGCAACGTCATTTAATGAGTTGGTAAAAGATTATCACACAGAAGATAAACAGACGGCCAAGTTCCTTGATATCCAAATAAAagacataaaattcaaatatcatcatcagttttcattagaaaaactccttagtGTAAAGCTAAATGAACTGTACGCCGAATACAGTAATCTTAAGATTGAACTGAAAGATATTATGAgagatattaaaattaatagagAGACTAAGGATAACTTAAGAGAAGAACTCCTAAAAATCACTTCGAATAAGAAGGAAGACATACGATACGATCTAACTGTTAGGAAGTATACTAAGATATTGttagaattaaaagaaaaatatttaaaactattgcagAATCAAAAAGAACTTATACATAAGATGTGCTCCTTGTGGTCAGATATTGAAATGGTGAGAGAAAAGATAGGATACACAAATACTCCGGATATTTTGATAATAACTAGAGACACTCTcgaagaagaagattttgaaAAAGAATGGAATGATGTATTCAACAAAGAATTTAGTGATATGCTTGATAAAGTGGAATATGAATTTGTCTCCAAGTATATTGAATATAAAGAGGTGAAGTTTACTCAGAATTTGGACGATTCTgcaaaaagaagaataaataaaccAAAGCTGCATATTGATGAAGAAGTTTTAAAAGAAGACGTAGAGGCAATAGTCAATAATATTGTGCAAAGGGACATAATTGATGTAACTTTGAAACACGATGAACATATTATTTCAGATACTGGTGAATCTGAAAAAGAAATGCCAAGAAACACATATTATTTCGAAATCTACGTAGATGATGTTCACGTTTGCGAATCAGatcattttaaaagtaaaaatgatAAAACATTTGATATAGAATTTGCAGAAGCACTATCGGTCCAAATTCTGCAGAAAAATTCCACGCTTCGTGTACTTCTAACAGAGAATGGCAGAGAAACGTCTTCTTTAACGATAAACTTAGCTGACATTAGAAAAAGCAGCACCAATTCTGATTTTGTACAGCAGACGTTTTCTTACAATGATTTAATAGAACCAAACAGCAAGTACATAGGTAGCGGATATAATATTAAAGAAATCGCGTCACATAATAAAGTCAGATTGAAAAGCAGCAACATGTTTAAAGGTAATTTGTATACATCATGCGAAATAGCTATAAAGATGGGTTGGAATGGAAAACTGACTCAAAATCGGGATGAAATAGTAAAAAATTCTATGGACATTGGTCGCAAGATAAAAAGGCTTTTACATGGCATCGATAGGCCTAGTACTGATGGTTTAGCGGAAATAATTGGAAAACTGTATAATAGAGACGTGAGCAACGATGAAGATGTTTTAAAAACGTTAAGAAATCTCTGTAAAATGGACACAAGAGCTGAAGACACGTTTCCGATCGACGAAAACAGTTCTGAATTTGTAAGATTGAAACTTTTGCATTTACGGAACAACGGAGGAATGACTAGTCTTGAGAATAAGACCGTTCCAATACACGCTAGTCAAATATCCACAGAACAACTGAATTGCCTTCAAAAGAGCACTGAAACGGACATAGACTTGCAATATTTCCATGATAAATATTCAGAAATGGATCCTATAGAACTGCAGAGGTTTATTGGAGCTAAATATGTGCAAAAACTGAACAAGAATATGCTCAGGAATTTAAATGAGTTTCTTTTGAGGAACACGCATAAAGATGTAGTGCGGGATTTCAAGGATCTGAGTTTAAG AACCCTATTTACAACCCAAAACAACCTGGCATTAGCTAACATTTCGACCGGTACTAAACAGCAACTGCTCGCCGAAGCGTTGGGACGTGAGCAGGAGATCAGGATAACTGTGTTGCGAGCCTTTAATCTCCCCGATCGCAGCAAGTTGTTGGAGGAAACTGATGAAGATTTGATAGCAG GGTTCAAGGTGCGGCCCCTTCGTCCATTCGTACGAGTGAGCTATAACGGTGTGAGTGCGCAAACCGCTCCGGCAATCGGCTGCCATCCCTCTTGGAGTCAGACCGTGAAGATAAATAACAA GCCATCTCCCCTCTCATCCATCCAAGTGAACATATTCGACGAGCACAAGGCGCACATAGCGGACTCTGAAGAGGAGGGTCGCACGGTGCACTACCGGTACTCCACCAGTTGGCTGGCGGGGCTGCAGGTGCCGCTGCATACTGTGCTTAGCTTGGGGAAC TTCCGAGGCACATTCAAGTTGACAACCCCGCCGATGCTTTTTGGTTACGAGACCCCAGTACAAACGAAAGAAAGCACCCAATCTCTGATACCAGCGGTAACCCAACTATTGAAGAAAGAAGCATCCTTCGTATCACTCCATATAACCACCAGCCTTTCCCATTTGGGCGGGTTACAGGGCTACAACCAGCCTATACCCAATTCCGAAGACGACTACTTAATAAACCATTTAAATGCCTTCGTAACAGAATACATAAACGATTTTCCTTCCAGAAATATCTCTTTGACATTCATAGATAGTTCTGGAAGGAATAAATGCGTCACCCAGTTCCTACAGCCAATACCTTTGCCTGACTATGAATATTTTCCTAAAAACCCTAAAATTCGTTCAGAATCGGCGTTATCAAAGAGTTCTGGGATGTCAAAGAGTTCGTCTTCAAAGAGTAGTGGCAAGAGAAGAGGAGAGTCGGAAGGAGTTTCATACCAAGAAGAGAGGGAGTCGCTATACAGCGCTATAAGTTGGAAGAATGGAGAGAATCAGTTGGAGAAAGTTATGCAAGCTTGTGCAAGATATGTCTCGCTGATTCCGACATACGAGATCACTGAAAGTCATACTGTTACTTTGATGGGAGTG GAGCTCTTAAAAGTGCTACACGGCTCTCCCCTCGACCACACCCTTCTTCTGGCCAGCTACTTCCTCCACCTCGGAGTCCGTTGCTGGCTCGCCGTAGGCCTCGGCATACCACGAGGGCACAGCACATTTGTCTTAACAAAATACGACTTCATTTCCCGAAGAGCTGTCTTACTGAACGACCAGACGAAGAGTAAGACTCTACTAAGCAGAAATGAAGGGTGTCTCTGGTACGTGCATGATGCTATAAGTGGGGAGAGGTCCGAGTTAAGGGACGTCGGATGTCCGTTGAAGACAGTGGATTTTGTCTTCGATAATGAGAAT ATTTGGGTGAATGTTCAATCATCGCTGGACTGTGAAAGTGTCAGCTTCGACTTCACGAGATCCTCCGACTGGCAACCC GTCTTCGACAAATCGATATTCGTGATGAAGCAGCCAGTACTTATAGACGCCGGTCTATATTCAACTCCAGCTGACGTGGAACGATTGAGATCAGGACTGGAGACCAAGATCAAGGAGAAAGTTCAGAAGTGGCGGCCGCATATGAAGACCATTTGGAATAG ATACTGCAGCAGTCTGCTAAGAGAGGTGCTTCCGCAGTGGGAGTACTGGAGCTTCAACCTCGCCGAGCCCAAACCTGGATACAGTCAGCGGCTGAAACAACTCATGGCCACCTACAAG